From Pseudarthrobacter equi, a single genomic window includes:
- the ribH gene encoding 6,7-dimethyl-8-ribityllumazine synthase has protein sequence MSGHGAPDIDLTTLNPAETSQLRLAIVAASWHTQIMDGLLDGALRAAKDAGINEPTVIRVPGSFELPVAAARLAPHFDAVVALGVVIRGGTPHFEYVCQAATSGLTDVSVRTGVPVGFGVLTCDTEQQGLDRAGLPGSKEDKGHEAVTAALATAVVLKQYT, from the coding sequence ATGAGCGGACACGGCGCCCCCGATATCGACCTCACCACCCTCAACCCGGCCGAAACGTCGCAGCTCCGGCTCGCGATCGTCGCGGCCAGCTGGCACACCCAGATCATGGACGGCCTCCTGGACGGCGCCCTGCGGGCGGCCAAGGACGCGGGCATTAACGAACCCACAGTCATCCGCGTACCCGGCAGCTTTGAGCTCCCGGTAGCGGCCGCACGCCTGGCCCCGCACTTCGACGCCGTGGTGGCGCTCGGCGTCGTCATCCGTGGCGGCACCCCGCACTTCGAGTACGTCTGCCAGGCTGCGACGTCGGGACTCACCGACGTCAGCGTCCGCACCGGAGTGCCGGTGGGCTTCGGCGTCCTCACCTGCGACACCGAACAGCAGGGCCTGGACCGGGCCGGTCTGCCCGGCTCCAAGGAAGACAAGGGGCACGAGGCTGTCACCGCGGCACTGGCCACCGCCGTCGTCCTCAAGCAGTACACGTAG
- a CDS encoding phosphoribosyl-ATP diphosphatase: MKNFETLFAELSEKAATRPEGSRTVAELDSGVHGIGKKVVEEAAEVWMAAEYESDEAAAEEISQLLYHLQVLMLAKGLTLEDVYKHL; encoded by the coding sequence GTGAAGAATTTCGAGACGCTGTTCGCTGAGCTCAGCGAGAAGGCAGCCACCCGCCCGGAAGGCTCCCGCACCGTCGCTGAATTGGACTCCGGTGTGCACGGCATCGGTAAGAAAGTCGTTGAGGAAGCAGCCGAAGTCTGGATGGCTGCCGAATATGAATCCGATGAAGCCGCGGCCGAGGAAATCTCCCAGCTGCTGTACCACCTGCAGGTTCTGATGCTCGCCAAAGGCCTGACCCTGGAAGACGTCTACAAGCATCTGTAG
- the hisG gene encoding ATP phosphoribosyltransferase translates to MLRVAVPNKGSLSEAASAMLSEAGYRQRRDSRELVMVDPDNDIEFFFLRPRDIAVYVGRGTLDVGITGRDLLLDAEVEAEELLPLGFAASTFRFAGPVGDFASAEELDGKRLATSYDGLLRGYLAERGINAKVVRLDGAVESSVRLGVADAIADVVETGNTLKAAGMEIFGDPILKSEAVLIRRTGGTTNGTAKEVDVLIRRLQGVLVARQYVLMDYDIRKELVEKAAALTPGLESPTVSPLRDSDWVAVRSMVPKKETNRIMDELYDLGARAILVSSIHACRI, encoded by the coding sequence ATGCTGCGAGTTGCCGTCCCCAACAAGGGATCCCTGTCCGAAGCCGCCTCCGCAATGCTGTCCGAGGCGGGCTACCGCCAGCGCCGCGACAGCCGCGAACTGGTCATGGTGGACCCGGACAACGACATCGAGTTCTTCTTCCTCCGCCCGCGCGACATCGCCGTGTACGTGGGCCGGGGAACCCTCGACGTCGGCATCACCGGCCGCGACCTCCTGCTGGACGCCGAGGTGGAAGCCGAAGAACTGCTTCCCTTGGGATTCGCAGCCTCCACCTTCCGGTTCGCCGGGCCCGTGGGCGATTTTGCCTCCGCCGAGGAACTCGACGGCAAGCGCCTCGCCACCAGCTATGACGGCCTGCTCCGGGGCTACCTCGCCGAGCGCGGCATCAACGCCAAGGTGGTACGCCTTGACGGCGCGGTGGAGTCCTCAGTCCGCCTGGGCGTCGCCGATGCCATCGCGGACGTGGTGGAAACGGGCAACACCCTCAAGGCCGCCGGCATGGAAATCTTTGGCGATCCCATCCTCAAGTCCGAGGCCGTCCTGATCCGCCGTACCGGCGGGACGACCAACGGCACCGCCAAGGAAGTCGACGTCCTCATCCGCCGCCTCCAGGGTGTCCTGGTGGCCCGCCAGTACGTCCTCATGGATTACGACATCCGCAAGGAACTGGTGGAAAAAGCGGCTGCCCTGACCCCCGGACTTGAGTCGCCCACCGTATCACCGCTGCGTGACTCCGACTGGGTGGCCGTCCGGTCCATGGTGCCCAAGAAGGAAACCAACCGGATCATGGACGAACTGTACGATCTCGGTGCCCGCGCCATCCTGGTCAGCAGCATCCACGCCTGCCGCATTTAG
- the hisF gene encoding imidazole glycerol phosphate synthase subunit HisF, whose protein sequence is MAVAVRVIPCLDVDAGRVVKGVNFEGLRDAGDPVELAHRYDNAGADELTFLDVTASSGNRDTTFDVVRRTAEEVFIPLCVGGGVRGVAEVDKLLRFGADKAAINTAAVARPDVIDEITRHFGSQVLVLSVDARRTRPGSKPTASGFEVTTHGGRTGTGIDAIEWAKEAADRGVGEILLNSIDADGTKDGFDLEMIRMVRAAVKVPLIASGGAGEPAHFPPAVAAGADAVLAASIFHWGPNDMMHQVKDAIRNAGFEVR, encoded by the coding sequence ATGGCAGTAGCAGTCCGCGTCATTCCCTGCCTTGATGTTGACGCCGGTCGCGTCGTCAAGGGCGTCAACTTCGAGGGCCTCCGCGACGCCGGCGACCCCGTTGAACTGGCCCACCGCTACGACAACGCGGGGGCCGACGAACTGACGTTCCTCGACGTCACGGCCTCCTCAGGTAACCGCGATACCACCTTTGACGTGGTCCGCCGCACCGCCGAGGAAGTTTTCATCCCGCTGTGCGTCGGCGGTGGCGTCCGCGGCGTGGCCGAGGTGGACAAGCTCTTGCGGTTCGGCGCGGACAAGGCCGCCATCAATACCGCCGCTGTCGCCCGCCCGGATGTCATCGACGAGATCACCCGGCACTTCGGTTCCCAGGTCCTCGTCCTGTCCGTGGATGCCCGCCGCACCCGTCCCGGATCCAAGCCCACAGCGTCGGGCTTCGAAGTGACCACCCACGGTGGGCGCACCGGCACCGGAATCGACGCGATCGAGTGGGCCAAGGAGGCAGCCGACCGCGGGGTGGGCGAAATCCTGCTGAACTCCATCGACGCGGACGGAACCAAGGACGGCTTCGACCTGGAAATGATCCGGATGGTCCGCGCCGCCGTCAAGGTGCCGCTGATCGCCTCGGGCGGCGCCGGGGAGCCCGCCCACTTCCCGCCCGCTGTGGCGGCGGGGGCTGACGCCGTCCTGGCCGCCTCGATCTTCCACTGGGGCCCGAACGACATGATGCACCAGGTCAAGGACGCCATCAGGAACGCCGGCTTCGAGGTCAGGTAG